From the genome of Colletotrichum higginsianum IMI 349063 chromosome 4, whole genome shotgun sequence, one region includes:
- a CDS encoding L-galactose dehydrogenase, protein MAAPRTTVASRPLSAVLPPLVLGTATFNYQYVSDPGRMPSVDIVSRALDLGVTAFDTSPYYGPSESILGDALRSLSPPRESYFLVTKAGRIAPTEFDYSPAWIRASVRRSLDRLNTSYLDLVYTHDAEFVSPDDVVAAVRELRRLRDEEGLVRYIGICGYPVPVLCDLAEKILRETGEPIDAVQSFSHFCVQNNTLGSDAVLSRLRDAGVGVVTNASMLSMGLLTTRGVDDGPMASWHPAPSPLRKLCKSLAVIAEVAGEKMEDVALYWAMSNWARVGRAFGSELLPPTYNIPTKVGVSVMGVTSVPELEETVLAWQTMLHELVAESSSGGGGDKTQSNASTACRRHDKIQRLVTEQMWPALGDWRNYSWASPGEDFVNQRAQQASTAAEPHL, encoded by the coding sequence ATGGCTGCTCCGCGCACCACCGTCGCCTCCCGTCCACTCTCGGCCGttctgccgccgctggtTCTCGGTACGGCCACTTTCAACTACCAATACGTCTCGGACCCCGGCCGTATGCCCTCGGTCGACATCGTCTCGCGcgccctcgaccttggcgTAACGGCCTTCGACACATCCCCCTACTACGGTCCCTCCGAGTCCATCCTCGGTGACGCCCTGCGCAGCCTCTCGCCACCCCGCGAGTCCTACTTCCTCGTCACCAAGGCAGGCCGCATCGCCCCGACCGAGTTCGATTATTCCCCCGCCTGGATCCGCGCCTCGGTCCGCCGCAGCCTCGACCGCCTCAACACCTCgtacctcgacctcgtctaCACCCACGACGCAGAATTTGTCTCCCCCGATGACGTTGTCGCCGCTGTCCGTGAGCTGCGCCGCCTTCGCGACGAAGAGGGGCTCGTCCGCTACATCGGCATCTGCGGCTACCCCGTGCCCGTCCTCTGCGATCTTGCTGAGAAGATCCTCCGCGAAACGGGCGAGcccatcgacgccgtccagTCTTTTTCGCACTTTTGCGTACAAAACAACACCCTTGGCTCCGACGCCGTCTTATCGCGCCTGCGGGACGCTGGCGTCGGTGTCGTCACCAACGCGAGCATGCTGAGCATGGGCCTGCTTACGACGCGCggtgtcgacgacgggcccATGGCGAGCTGGCACCCGGCCCCGAGTCCGCTGCGCAAACTGTGCAAGAGCCTCGCCGTTatcgccgaggtcgcgggcgagaagatggaggatgTCGCCCTCTACTGGGCCATGTCGAACTGGGCTCGCGTCGGTCGCGCCTTTGGCAGCGAGTTGCTGCCGCCTACCTATAACATCCCCACCAAAGTCGGCGTCAGTGTCATGGGCGTCACGTCCGTTCCCGAGCTGGAGGAGACGGTTCTCGCTTGGCAAACCATGTTGCACGAGCTTGTGGCCgagagcagcagcggcggcggcggcgacaagacGCAGTCTAATGCTTCCACGGCGTGTCGTCGACACGACAAGATCCAGCGCCTCGTGACGGAACAAATGTGGCCGGCCCTAGGAGATTGGCGTAACTATAGCTGGGCCAGCCCTGGTGAGGATTTCGTAAACCAGCGTGCCCAGCAggcctccaccgccgccgagccccaTTTGTAG
- a CDS encoding SIP5 protein, producing MGNSSTKESRPVDPATDYRQSQAAYLNTSTSRETPSDRPNSRRQSRFSRADLNLLGLGAAGSSSAAGREDAPYERRETRQEREARRLERERVAREKERERSMKEEHVDGGYLVTLGTYTGTEDFSKPVIERRLAPFWRGLNDYSDNWTEYQLICAGRGLPIPAADEQPPPEFIPQANSPASPTESSQNLANLTVPIGPRSLSVGSDRSGSLPASGISSPNAAQQQQRSSSPFKPRAKALAAALSGGSRNNSSGDVAPREIKLPNDPCVNGQPLEVFLYKDATECPICFLTYPPYLNSTRCCDQPICSECFVQIKRADPHYPEHHGEPNEQPPNPANPEEASEMLISEPAQCPYCQQTEFGVTYDAPPFRRGLSYAIGYPSQNTAMSSQSSLNSTLSPTSPTPGRRRAQSLSANAPNVITTDRVRPDWSTKLAAQRAHQARRAAAATALHTAAFLMGNNEQQRGFAFTRPGRFSRRNTGSRTPSAPSNNQPEESPSRNPEGEAVPAGPEPGPRSSSGRGAPTNRRNRMEELEDMMFMEAVRLSLAAEEERKRKQEKVERKEAKKREKEERKAVKKQDRQSVYGPGQSSASGSSLSLGLGRRRGNSTTSNLRVEATLQGAQSSSAGASTETSPVAATSSTTPTSAPAPTPTSAPNSNSKGKAVERPAVETQSSESSFQSTSSTPSLPIPTTGRGPSHLRQMSNASSISSSLADSAAGSYTNQAYLDPRASELSVGNRSEEGERDNTEPMFNFRSLAEMVGVDIENGEANQDQEGVSGDSQRTATRKRDEVEDEPEAEHMEDAHVEQPVQSNVGTLKPPPTIPEEPVDGNSSKDDVQSPGSGALTPEVTITPETPAPTTENAETKRLGHENVVERSSEVTQ from the exons ATGGGCAATTCAAGCACCAAAGAGTCTCGTCCGGTCGACCCGGCGACTGACTATCGCCAAAGCCAGGCTGCGTACCTCAATACCTCGACATCCAGGGAGACCCCGAGTGATCGCCCCAACTCCCGAAGGCAGAGTCGTTTTAGCAGGGCCGACCTGAAtctcctcggtctcggaGCCGCCGGATCGTCCAGCGCTGCCGGCCGAGAGGATGCTCCTTACGAGCGAAGAGAAACGAGGCAAGAACGTGAAGCCCGTCGATTGGAGAGGGAACGAGTCGCCAGAGAGAAGGAGCGTGAGCGTAGCATGAAGGAAGAGCATGTCGATGGCGGCTACCTCGTCACGCTTGGAACCTACACTGGGACCGAAGACTTCAGTAAACCTGTC ATTGAGAGACGTCTTGCGCCGTTTTGGAGAGGCCTCAACGACTATTCCGACAACTGGACCGAATACCAGCTCATCTGCGCCGGTCGCGGCCTTCCGATCCCTGCTGCCGACGAACAGCCTCCCCCCGAGTTTATCCCCCAGGCGAACTCGCCTGCGTCCCCAACCGAGTCATCGCAGAACCTCGCAAACCTGACAGTTCCGATTGGCCCGAGGTCTTTGTCTGTTGGCTCAGATCGCAGCGGCTCCCTGCCTGCTTCCGGCATATCATCGCCCAACGCAGctcagcaacaacaacgtAGCAGCTCGCCGTTCAAGCCCAGAGCGAAAGCTCTGGCCGCCGCTTTGAGCGGCGGTTCGCGCAATAACTCGTCGGGCGACGTAGCCCCGCGCGAGATTAAGCTGCCTAACGACCCCTGCGTTAACGGGCAGCCCCTGGAGGTCTTTTTGTACAAGGACGCCACAGAGTGCCCTATCTGCTTCCTGACATATCCGCCTTACCTGAACAGCACTCGGTGTTGCGACCAGCCCATTTGCAGTGAATGTTTCGTCCAGATCAAACGTGCCGATCCTCACTACCCTGAGCACCATGGCGAACCGAACGAACAACCCCCCAACCCCGCCAACCCGGAAGAGGCCTCGGAGATGCTCATTTCCGAACCCGCCCAGTGTCCCTACTGCCAACAGACAGAGTTTGGCGTGACCTACGACGCCCCTCCCTTCCGCCGTGGTCTGTCGTACGCCATTGGATACCCGTCGCAGAATACGGCCATGTCATCGCAGAGCTCTCTGAACTCGACCCTTTCTCCGACTTCGCCCACTCCTGGTAGACGACGTGCTCAGAGCCTGTCGGCAAACGCCCCGAACGTTATCACCACTGACCGAGTACGCCCGGATTGGTCAACGAAACTCGCAGCGCAACGGGCACACCAAGCCCGGAgagctgcggcggcgaccgcATTGCATACCGCCGCGTTTCTCATGGGCAACAACGAGCAACAACGCGGCTTCGCCTTTACCAGACCTGGACGTTTCAGTCGGAGGAACACGGGTAGTCGAACACCTTCCGCACCGTCCAACAACCAGCCGGAGGAGAGCCCGAGCCGTAATCCGGAGGGCGAAGCGGTCCCGGCTGGGCCTGAGCCTGGGCCACGGAGCTCCTCGGGGCGGGGAGCCCCCACCAACAGGAGAAACAGAATGGAAGAATTGGAGGATATGATGTTTATGGAGGCCGTCCGTTTATCTCTTGCAGCCGAAGAGGAGCGGAAGCGCAAGCAGGAAAAAGTGGAGCGtaaggaggccaagaagcgggagaaggaggagcgtAAAGCTGTCAAGAAACAGGATCGTCAAAGCGTCTACGGTCCTGGGCAAAGTTCTGCCAGCGGAAGCAGTCTCTCTCTTGGTCTTGGACGACGCCGGGGAAACAGTACCACAAGCAACCTACGCGTGGAAGCGACTCTCCAGGGGGCGCAGTCAAGTTCTGCTGGTGCCAGCACCGAGACATCCCCGGTTGCAGCAACGAGCAGCACAACACCCACCTCGGCGCCTGCTCCAACCCCAACTTCAGCACCGAACTCGAACTCCAAGGGTAAAGCTGTTGAGCGCCCAGCAGTCGAGACGCAGTCTTCCGAAAGCAGCTTCCAGAGCACCTCGTCAACTCCGTCGTTGCCCATCCCAACAACTGGTCGTGGGCCTTCTCATCTTAGACAGATGAGCAATGCCTCGTCTATTTCGTCTTCGCTGGCTGATAGCGCCGCCGGAAGCTACACCAACCAGGCATACCTCGACCCGCGGGCCAGCGAATTGAGCGTAGGTAACCGGAGCGAAGAGGGCGAGCGCGACAATACGGAGCCGATGTTCAATTTCCGAAGTCTGGCAGAAATGGTGGGTGTTGATATCGAGAACGGCGAAGCCaaccaagaccaagaaggAGTTTCAGGGGACAGCCAACGGACCGCGACGCGGAAGCGGGACGAagtcgaggacgagcccgAAGCGGAGCATATGGAAGATGCTCATGTCGAGCAGCCCGTGCAGAGCAACGTGGGCACCTTGAAACCGCCACCCACTATCCCCGAGGAACCTGTCGACGGCAATAGCAGCAAGGACGATGTTCAGTCTCCCGGTAGCGGGGCGCTGACTCCTGAGGTCACCATCACGCCGGAGACCCCAGCACCCACCACGGAAAATGCCGAGACAAAGAGGCTTGGCCACGAGAACGTCGTCGAGAGGTCGTCGGAGGTTACCCAGTGA
- a CDS encoding Actin-like protein arp-6, whose translation MVGGRKSKSAGPAPPSRTLVLDNGGYTIKAGFVSEELTDEPRVIPNCIARDRARKVYVASDVEKCRDFGEIQFRRPVEKGFIVNWEAQKEIWDHEFFDDSAPQKCDPSETRLLLAEQPNSLPVLQSNCDQIVFEEYQFASYYRGIGASFNAYHDVQGILQTPRDPNTTPDLPAEVVLLIDSGYSNTIVMPLLNGRPLHSAVRRLDVGGKLMTNYLTRLLSLRYYDMRNDTYIVNEIKEQVSYVSMDFNGDLEKTWKGTRGEKREQYVTGAGVAKDYVLPDFHTRTKGIVRDYDPAMHTKARKMAARAADNDEDILTLRNERFSVPELLFQPSDIGLRQPGLADVIMQSLSELPIGLWPGLLANIVVVGGNALFPGFIQRLEKELVKRVPDACIVRVAHPVNPITSTWEGGANLAKHPDIHKFSVTKQEYEEYGAAWVARKFGSGTAGD comes from the exons ATGGTCGGCGGTCGCAAAAGCAAATCTGCAGGCCCTGCGCCTCCATCGCGGACCCTTGTGCTCGACAATGGCGGCTACACCATCAAGGCCGGCTTCGTTTCCGAAGAGCTCACTGACGAGCCGCGAGTAATTCCTAACTGCATCGCCCGAGACCGAGCAAGGAAGGTCTATGTCGCGTCCGACGTCGAAAAATGCCGCGACTTTGGCGAGATCCAATTCCGACGACCGGTGGAGAAGGGCTTTATCGTCAATTGGGAAGCTCAAAAGGAGATCTGGGACCATGAGTTTTTCGACGACAGCGCTCCTCAAAAATGCGACCCTTCCGAGACCAGGTTGCTCCTGGCAGAGCAGCCCAATTCGCTACCCGTATTACAGTCCAACTGTGACCAGATCGTCTTCGAGGAGTACCAATTCGCAAGCTACTACCGCGGCATAG GCGCCTCCTTCAATGCCTACCACGACGTCCAAGGCATCCTTCAAACACCTCGAGACCCGAACACGACACCCGATCTCCCGGCCGAAGTTGTCTTGTTGATCGATTCAGGCTACTCCAACACCATCGTCATGCCTCTTCTGAACGGCAGGCCCCTGCACTCCGCTGTACGCAGGCTCGACGTCGGAGGGAAACTCATGACAAACTACCTGACGCGTCTGTTGTCTTTGAGGTACTACGACATGCGCAACGACACCTACATTGTCAACGAGATTAAGGAACAGGTCAGCTACGTTTCCATGGACTTcaacggcgacctcgagaagaCCTGGAAGGGCACCAGAGGCGAGAAAAGGGAGCAATACGTGACAGGGGCCGGCGTTGCGAAAGACTACGTCCTGCCCGATTTCCACACCCGAACCAAGGGTATCGTTCGAGACTACGACCCTGCGATGCACACAAAAGCGAGGAAGATGGCAGCACGAGCCGCGGACAACGACGAAGACATACTGACGCTTCGGAATGAGCGCTTCTCTGTCCCTGAGCTGCTCTTCCAGCCTTCTGATATTGGCCTTCGTCAACCCGGTCTTGCGGATGTCATTATGCAGTCTCTCTCTGAGCTGCCCATCGGGCTTTGGCCTGGTCTGTTGGCTAAtatcgtcgttgtcggcggcaacgcctTGTTTCCCGGCTTCATTCAGCGACTGGAGAAAGAACTTGTCAAGAGAGTCCCCGACGCCTGTATTGTACGGGTGGCACATCCCGTCAACCCCATCACTAGTACTTGGGAGGGCGGTGCCAACTTGGCCAAGCACCCTGACATCCACAAGTTTTCTGTCACGAAGCAGGAATACGAAGAATATGGCGCCGCATGGGTCGCCCGCAAGTTTGGCTCTGGAACCGCCGGTGACTGA
- a CDS encoding Spherulin-1A, producing the protein MIGMIASSMTPKSLSVLLLYLFVVAISATDDTLHPDLVRSLRTSPTGLDKINSLSDDKDWTFNYFAHPFHTHTPGGVVNANAATFPATVGNGMTMAWISLGPCAMLPPHYHARASNYVVSVVGTTETFMTLENGARMVKTKLEPGMMTIFPQGSLHTMQNTGCENATLISALSSEDAGTHNVANGLFDLPPAVVAAAFGGNPLSAKFAQLRRDIPAVGTGASIGTAECLQRCEASGTK; encoded by the exons ATGATCGGCATGATCGCCTCTTCCATGACGCCAAAGAGCCTTTCTGTATTGCTTCTGTATCTATTCGTAGTGGCAATAAGCGCTACGGACGACACGCTGCACCCAGATCTCGTCAGGTCGCTGAGAACAAGTCCGACGGGGCTTGACAAGATCAACAGCCTCTCCGACGATAAAGACTGGACATTCAACTACTTCGCCCACCCGTtccacacccacacccctGGCGGAGTCGTCAatgccaacgccgccacaTTCCCGGCAACCGTGGGGAACGGCATGACCATGGCCTGGATCAGCCTCGGCCCTTGCGCCATGCTGCCGCCACACTACCATGCTCGTGCTTCCAATTACGTCGTGTCGGTCGTCGGGACCACCGAAACTTTCATGACCCTGGAAAACGGCGCTCGCATGGTGAAGACCAAGCTGGAGCCCGGGATGATGACCATATTTCCCCAGGGCAGCCTGCACACCATGCAAAACACGG GTTGCGAAAACGCTACTCTGATATCTGCTCTGAGCTCTGAAGATGCCGGCACGCACAACGTCGCCAACGGGCTTTTCGACCTACCTCCAGCCGTCGTTGCCGCAGCCTTCGGCGGCAACCCCCTCTCTGCCAAGTTTGCGCAGCTTCGCCGCGATATACCAGCAGTTGGCACCGGTGCCTCGATTGGCACTGCCGAGTGCCTTCAGCGTTGTGAGGCCAGCGGGACCAAGTAG
- a CDS encoding Ubiquitin fusion degradation protein, whose product MLPDVQDAYTLYGNPATTLLSLLSNPLILAHTAPHLSAYDRLVLASTSRAFRELIKHTSGVFRHLDLAQVRGAQFDIDGIDRGGEVWRNAQLDGNLTEDDFYSGPLRGILSNIRRQNILQDVQTLILDGLSVTAELCHEIILDPAYNVRLLSIRGVKNLNERKLCASLQYACRPSRPEGMPRLKGLYVFGAKDAPLLPMTASGVSSRTVGTPSQGAQIGAGWNAKSQQALTSSLRSEGEDWYQKKGRIIARPLVEEWANALVDCYGIIAFDGLACTGPHHMNSPAYGKVRIPPTARHWAVATVALGGCAGCGAAPEGMTIHTGTPAIERPLLSPPPLLTSSVKAATAPHSGPEAPSSSFVARCIDCLRERYCAGCDKWWCEECYQAPGAVTELADSDVIVVDAEGGTWVQHQEHEILPKIKVRNGACFPDCIMGEVMDAQRVLLR is encoded by the exons ATGCTCCCGGACGTCCAAGACGCCTACACGCTTTACGGGAACCCTGCCACaactctcctctccctcctctccaacCCTCTCATCCTCGCCCATACAGCTCCTCATCTCTCCGCCTACGATCGCCTGGTTCTTGCGTCCACAAGCCGAGCATTCCGAGAACTCATCAAGCACACCTCGGGCGTCTTCAGgcacctcgacctcgcccaAGTTCGTGGCGCGCAGTTTGACATTGACGGTATCGACCGCGGGGGCGAAGTCTGGCGCAacgcccagctcgacggGAATTTGACTGAAGATGA TTTCTACTCGGGCCCGCTGAGAGGCATCTTGTCCAACATTCGCCGACAAAACATTCTCCAAGATGTGCAGACGCTGATCCTCGATGGTCTCTCCGTAACGGCCGAGCTCTGCCACGAAATCATCCTCGACCCGGCCTACAACGTTCGTCTTCTCTCTATCCGCGGCGTCAAGAACCTCAACGAGCGCAAGCTCTGTGCTTCTCTCCAGTATGCCTGCAGACCGTCACGGCCCGAGGGCATGCCTCGACTGAAAGGTCTGTACGTCTTTGGTGCCAAAGACGCTCCACTGCTGCCGATGACGGCATCGGGCGTCTCGTCTAGGACAGTTGGGACACCTTCGCAAGGGGCGCAGATCGGCGCAGGTTGGAACGCCAAGTCGCAGCAGGCCCTGACCTCCTCCCTCCGCAGCGAGGGGGAAGACTGGTATCAGAAGAAGGGCCGCATCATCGCACGGCCGTTGGTGGAGGAATGGGCCAACGCCTTGGTCGATTGCTACGGCATCATCGCATTTGATGGCCTGGCCTGCACCGGTCCTCACCACATGAACTCGCCTGCGTACGGCAAGGTGAGGATCCCGCCGACAGCCCGTCACTGGGCCGTGGCCACGGTCGCTCTGGGCGGATGCGCCGGGTGCGGCGCCGCTCCGGAAGGCATGACGATCCACACCGGCACGCCCGCGATCGAACGTCCGctcctctcgccgccgccgctcctgACATCGTCGGTCAAGGCAGCGACTGCGCCACACTCGGGTCCGGAAGCCCCTTCGTCGTCCTTTGTCGCACGATGCATCGACTGCCTCCGTGAACGGTATTGCGCCGGTTGCGACAAGTGGTGGTGCGAGGAATGCTACCAGGCGCCCGGCGCCGTGACGGAACTGGCCGACTCGGACGTGattgtcgtcgacgccgagggcggcaccTGGGTTCAGCACCAGGAGCACGAGATCCTGCCCAAGATCAAGGTACGAAACGGCGCCTGCTTCCCGGACTGCATCATGGGCGAGGTCATGGATGCGCAGAGGGTGTTGCTGCGCTGA
- a CDS encoding Ubiquitin fusion degradation protein: MDEPPQPELEWSAPFAVLPSSKSASRDLRGDKILLPQSALEQLLAASPRPPAPSHSSFTSYDPFNPYARHQQTQYQPSDTSQQLPNPLMFRLVNQKNGNAVYAGIREFSAEEGEIALGPYLMEALGILPTEFGSRSANAEPIDLASDMLPDSLPETQPRVTVHAKQLPKGIYVRLRPLEAGYDPDNWKSLLERQLRESYTTLTKDTVLAVRGVKGEHFKFLVDKFLPEGDGICVVDTDLEVDIEALNEEQARETLRQIMAKAQPGTANGSSRGGELDIWKPVAGQVLPGEYVDYELPSWDRTRPLTITLSEMSSPDAVDLLISPKSTRQRAKPRDSEHVFGSFTPAEDGTNSITIQPTNVELENAEMLLISVYGHPLTASLDGTAPLSFRLSAKAALEGVSQGMPVDLANGVTRSSDEEQCKNCLQWVPKRTMVLHQNFCLRNNTVCPKCKHVFKKGSPEWHAHWHCEYDDAFGDSPASKAKHDNIRHSECQCPACDFTAPSLVELALHRTSVCPGKLILCQFCHLEVPQEGDPLNPSAETILSGLTAHELADGARTTDCHLCSKIVRMRDMTAHMKHHELDKVSRPKPDICRNANCGRTLHGVGSAGAVGSGTAMGQGPGNELGLCSLCFGPLYVSMHDPEGKALRRRIERRYLGQLMSGCGKKWCGNEWCRSGRANLGLEAKGTSAQAALPLVKPLVQSIPQLEEPMHFCVDEASQKRRKLAQMLAGEGVWDFEWCIAACEAASGDLDKAREWLSNWAPTR, encoded by the coding sequence ATGGACGAACCTCCGCAACCTGAACTGGAGTGGTCAGCGCCCTTTGCAGTATTACCCTCCTCGAAATCCGCCTCCCGGGACTTGCGCGGCGACAAGATTCTCCTCCCCCAGTCCGCACTCGAACAGCTGCTCGCTGCGTCTCCCCGACCGCCAGCGCCTTCTCACTCGTCCTTCACCTCCTACGACCCCTTCAACCCGTATGCTCGTCACCAACAGACCCAATATCAACCCAGCGACACCTCCCAGCAGCTACCCAACCCCTTGATGTTCCGTTTGGTCAACCAAAAGAACGGAAATGCTGTCTACGCCGGCATTCGCGAGTTCTCTGCCGAAGAAGGCGAGATCGCATTGGGCCCGTATCTCATGGAGGCCTTGGGCATTCTCCCGACCGAGTTTGGCAGCCGGAGCGCCAATGCCGAACCCATCGACCTGGCCAGCGACATGCTTCCAGATTCGCTTCCCGAAACGCAGCCGAGGGTGACAGTGCACGCGAAGCAGTTGCCCAAGGGTATTTACGTTCGTCTCAGACCGCTCGAAGCAGGTTATGACCCCGACAACTGGAAGTCGCTGCTCGAGCGCCAGTTGCGTGAAAGTTATACCACCCTTACAAAAGACACCGTTCTGGCAGTCCGTGGCGTCAAAGGCGAACACTTCAAGTTCCTAGTCGACAAATTCCTGCCCGAAGGCGATGGCATCTGCGTTGTCGATACCGATTTGGAGGTTGATATCGAGGCTCTCAACGAAGAGCAAGCCCGCGAGACGTTGCGCCAGATCATGGCTAAGGCCCAACCTGGTACTGCGAATGGAAGCTCGAGAGGGGGTGAACTTGACATATGGAAGCCGGTTGCGGGCCAGGTTCTACCTGGAGAATACGTCGACTACGAACTGCCCTCCTGGGACCGGACTCGGCCACTGACTATCACCCTCTCTGAGATGTCTTCCCCGGACGCAGTAGACCTGCTTATAAGTCCCAAATCCACTCGGCAACGTGCCAAACCCCGGGACTCGGAGCACGTTTTCGGCAGCTTCACGCCCGCCGAAGACGGAACAAACTCTATCACTATTCAGCCTACGAATGTCGAGCTCGAAAATGCAGAGATGCTGCTGATATCGGTTTATGGCCACCCCTTGACGGCCAGTCTTGATGGAACAGCACCACTTAGTTTCCGCCTCAGCGCCAAAGCTGCACTCGAGGGCGTGTCGCAAGGTATGCCTGTTGATTTGGCCAATGGCGTGACAAGGTCCTCGGACGAGGAACAGTGCAAAAATTGTCTGCAGTGGGTGCCCAAACGAACCATGGTACTTCATCAGAACTTTTGTTTGCGAAACAATACCGTTTGCCCAAAATGCAAACACGTCTTCAAGAAGGGATCGCCAGAGTGGCACGCGCACTGGCACTGCGAATATGATGACGCATTTGGCGATTCCCCGGCAAGCAAAGCCAAGCACGACAACATACGGCACAGTGAATGCCAATGCCCGGCTTGTGATTTCACGGCGCCGTCCTTAGTAGAACTGGCACTACACCGGACGAGCGTCTGTCCCGGGAAGTTGATTCTTTGCCAGTTCTGTCATCTTGAAGTGCCTCAGGAGGGCGATCCATTGAACCCATCCGCAGAGACAATCTTATCCGGTCTCACGGCACATGAACTGGCAGATGGCGCCCGAACAACGGACTGTCATTTGTGTTCGAAGATCGTCCGCATGCGAGACATGACAGCACACATGAAGCACCACGAGCTGGACAAGGTTTCCCGGCCCAAGCCCGACATTTGTCGCAATGCGAACTGTGGTCGAACGCTTCACGGTGTTGGATCCGCTGGCGCCGTCGGTTCAGGGACAGCGATGGGACAAGGTCCTGGCAACGAATTAGGCCTCTGTTCGTTGTGCTTCGGCCCCCTCTACGTCAGCATGCACGACCCAGAAGGCAAGGCTCTTCGACGCCGCATTGAGAGGAGATATCTCGGTCAGTTGATGTCAGGCTGTGGGAAGAAGTGGTGCGGGAACGAATGGTGTCGCTCAGGCAGAGCTAATCTTGGGCTCGAGGCCAAGGGAACCAGCGCTCAAGCTGCCCTACCGCTCGTTAAACCTCTGGTGCAAAGTATTCCTCAACTTGAGGAACCCATGCACTTTTGCGTCGATGAGGCTTCACAGAAGCGGAGGAAGCTGGCACAGATGCTGGCTGGTGAGGGGGTTTGGGATTTCGAGTGGTGCATTGCCGCGTGTGAAGCAGCCTCAGGAGATTTGGACAAGGCACGGGAGTGGCTGTCGAACTGGGCGCCAACCCGGTAG